In Molothrus ater isolate BHLD 08-10-18 breed brown headed cowbird chromosome 11, BPBGC_Mater_1.1, whole genome shotgun sequence, a genomic segment contains:
- the RUVBL1 gene encoding ruvB-like 1: MKIEEVKSTSKTQRIAAHSHVKGLGLDESGAAKPAGAGLVGQENAREACGVIVELIKSKKMAGRAVLLAGPPGTGKTALALAIAQELGSKVPFCPMVGSEVYSTEIKKTEVLMENFRRAIGLRIKETKEVYEGEVTELTPCETENPMGGYGKTISHVIIGLKTAKGTKQLKLDPSIFESLQKERVETGDVIYIEANSGAVKRQGRCDIYATEFDLEAEEYVPLPKGDVHKKKEIIQDVTLHDLDVANARPQGGQDILSMMGQLMKPKKTEITDKLRGEINKVVNKYIDQGIAELVPGVLFVDEVHMLDIECFTYLHRALESSISPIVIFASNRGNCIIRGTEDIVSPHGIPLDLLDRVMIIRTMLYTPQEMKQITKLRAQTEGINISEEALNHLGEIGTKTTLRYAVQLLTPANLLAKINGKDSIEKEHIEEINELFYDAKSSAKILADQQEKYMK, encoded by the exons ATGAAGATCGAGGAGGTGAAGAGCACCTCGAAGACCCAGCGCATCGCCGCCCACAGCCATGTcaaggggctggggctggacgAGAGCGGCGCCGCCAAGCCGGCGGGGGCCGGGCTGGTGGGGCAGGAGAACGCGCGGGAG GCATGTGGAGTTATAGTGGAGCtaatcaaaagcaaaaaaatggctggcagagcagtgctgttgGCAGGACCTCCTGGAACTGGCAAG aCTGCTTTGGCTTTAGCTATTGCTCAGGAACTGGGAAGCAAAGTTCCTTTTTGTCCTATGGTTGGAAGTGAGGTCTATTCCACTGAGatcaagaaaacagaagttctAATGGAAAACTTCCGACGTGCAATTG GATTGAGGATTAAAGAGACCAAGGAAGTTTATGAAGGAGAAGTCACAGAACTGACTCCCTGTGAGACTGAGAATCCTATGGGGGGATATGGCAAAACCATCAGCCATGTAATTATAGGACTCAAAACTGCAAAGGGAACCAAACAGTTGAAG CTGGACCCGAGCATTTTTGAGAGCTTGCAGAAGGAGCGAGTGGAAACTGGTGACGTTATTTATATTGAAGCAAACAGTGGAGCTGTCAAG AGGCAAGGGAGGTGTGATATCTATGCTACAGAATTTGACCTTGAAGCTGAAGAGTATGTTCCCTTGCCAAAAGGTGATGTgcacaagaaaaaggaaattattcagGATGTCACCCTGCATGACTTGGATGTGGCCAATGCTCGACCTCAG GGAGGACAAGACATCCTTTCTATGATGGGACAGTTGATGAAACctaagaaaactgaaattactg ACAAACTTCGAGGAGAGATAAATAAAGTGGTGAACAAATACATTGATCAAGGCATTGCAGAGCTGGTGCCAGGTGTGCTCTTTGTGGATGAGGTTCACATGCTGGATATCGAGTGTTTCACATACCTGCACCGAGCACTGGAATCTTCCATTTCCCCCATTGTCATCTTTGCTTCCAACCGAGGAAACTGCATTATCAG AGGCACAGAGGATATTGTGTCTCCTCATGGAATCCCATTGGACCTGCTGGATCGAGTCATGATTATCAGAACCATGCTCTATACACCCCAAGAAATGAAGCAG ATCACAAAACTTCGTGCTCAGACAGAAGGGATTAATATCAGTGAAGAAGCTCTAAACCACTTAGGGGAAATTGGTACCAAGACAACCCTAAG GTATGCTGTGCAGTTGCTGACCCCAGCTAACCTGCTTGCCAAGATTAATGGGAAAGACAGCATTGAGAAAGAGCATattgaagaaataaatgaaCTTTTCTATGATGCTAAATCCTCAGCAAAAATCTTGGCTGATCAACAGGAGAAGTACATGAAATGA